GTTTCATACATCtacccagaagaagaagatctcaagAAACAATCCAATTTCGTAAATCTAGGTTTCCAATTTCTTACTTCTCTATCTTTAATTTGATGAAATCGAACTTATTCCTTATCTAATTCAAGATTGCGATCATTGATTTCaggaaaaaaagacagaaatgAGCCGTTCGATTTTACGAAGACTTAACCAACCGTTGCTGCCAGAGTCATCAGAGAGTGACGATGGAGAAAGAGGAGGAAGTGGAGAATTCAATGGAGCTTCGTTTACTGGTGCGGTGTTCAATCTCGCTACGACGATCATCGGTGCTGGTATCATGGCTCTCCCCGCGACGATGAAGATCCTCGGTCTTATTCCTGGAATCGCGATGATCGTTCTGATGGCTTTCTTGACCGATGCTTCGATCGAGTTCTTGCTTAGGTTTAGTAACGTTGGGGATCAGAGATCTTACAGTGGCGTGATGGATGATTCTTTTGGCAAACCTGGGAGAGTTATGTTGCAAGTTGCGATTCTCGTTAGCAACATTGGTGTTCTGATCGTGTATATGATCATCATTGGTACtttttacttttgaatttttggttttttagatattagggattggatttagtttttataaCTCTGGTTTATGCTTTTGGGATGTGGTGAAGGTGATGTTTTGGCTGGGAAAGAAGAATATGGAATCCACCATGCTGGTATGCTTGAAGGATGGTTTGGTATCAATTGGTGGAACAGGAGAACTTTTGTTCTTATCATTACTACTCTCACTGTGTTTGCTCCCTTGACTTGCTTCAAGCGTATTCGTAAGTATTCTTCTGTTACAGAGAATTTGTTGTATCTGTGGTAAAGGTGTGAGTCTAATGGCTTTGTGTTTCCTTGCAGATTCTTTGAGGATCACATCTGCTATATCAGTTGCTCTGGCTGTTGTCTTTCTTATCATCACTGCGGGGATTACTATCataaagctgtttactgatGGTTTGATGATGCCAAGACTTCTACCTAATGTCACTGACTTGTCTTCGTTCTGGAGACTCTTCACGGTTGTTCCTGTGCTCGTCAATGCGTACATTTGTCATTATAATGGTATGTGGAGATGCTTCTTTGTTGTTAAGTTTTTCATTTGgagaatcaaacaagaactGATCATGTTTTCGACTGGTTTTTGTTTCAGTACATAGCATACAGAACGAGCTTGAAGACCCCACTCGGATCAAACCTGTTGTTCGATCAGCTCTTGCGATGTGTTCTTCTGTTTACGTGATGACGAGCTTATTTGGATACCTCTTATTCGGTGATGGTACACTCGATGATGTTCTCGCAAACTTTGACACAGATCTTGGAATCCCTTTTGGTTTGATTCTAAATGATGCAGTGAGGTTCAGCTATGCAGCTCATCTCATGCTTGTGTTCCCTGTTGTCTTTTATCCTCTGCGTGTTAACATCGACGGCCTCTTTTTCCCTGCTGCTCCACCACTTACTTCCTCTGAGTCTGATCTGAGGTTTGGATCTATCACTGCTGGTCTCATTGCTGTAATATTCTTGGGAGCAAACTTCATTCCGAGCATTTGGGATGCTTTCCAATTCACTGGAGCAACCGCTTCTGTCTGCATCGGTTTCATATTCCCTGCTGCTGTTATCTTAAAGTAAGATCCATTAATTCATAAGCTAAGAGAGATACGTTTTGGAACCTAATGGATCACTATTTGAATGGGtattttcttgtctttgttttttcagGGATCGTCATAACCAAGCAACAAGACGGGACAAGACTATAGCCATTTTCATGATCGTCCTTGCGGTTTTCTCCAATGCAATCGCCATTTACAGTGACGCCTACGCCTTGTTCAAGAAGAACACATACATATTTCCAATGTGAAAAGCAGAGGTTTTGTTTCTTCGCACACTCACTCTGTGAAACCATATACGAAGAAAGTTACTGCCTTACTGGTGTGATACGATGTCTTTCTTTATATGAAGAGAGTTACTGCTGTGATACGATGTGTTTTTAGGATATTTTGAACTACATGAGATTAGTTGTAGAATCTCTGTATATATAGAGACAGAGATcagtttttttacttcttttattttacattGAAGAATTGTAAAAACTTGCATATTAAAGGATGTTCAGCTTTAACACCATCTTAAGATGGGCTACACAAGATAATTTTGGTACACTGATGACTTCGAATACAAGAAAGACttgagaacagagagagagagtcccATAAAACAATATCCCAAGTAAAATATTGTACAATGTCATTGTCAATATTAAGAATACAATAAAGAGTAACAAGTGTCTATTATGAGTCATCGACAGCTCCAAAAACAGAGTTATAAAGAAAGAGCCTGAAACAGAggctaaagaagaagagaactagAGAAATGAAGAAAGTGTTGACTATTTCCATCTCTCAATTCTTTCTCAATTGCTGGAATCAGCCTGAGAAGGGAAGCAAGGCCTCCACACAGTTTCTTTGCCAATATCCATTAATGCTATACCTTTTCTTGTCAGTTCCTCTCTAATCTGATCACTTTTCTCAAAATCTTTATTCTTTCGTGCCGTTATCCTTTCTTCTATTAACTGTGAAATATCTTCTTCTCCGAATTTTGCTCTTATCAgtgtttttagtttcatttcTTTCAACACCTCGGCATAGGTCAGAGTAGTGAGCAAACCAAGTATATCAAGAACTTCCCTAGCTGCTTTCTCAATCTCGACGAGTGACACAAGCATCGACAGTCGCTGTTTCTTCTGCATTTTCTGAAAAATTGGAAATAACAGACAACTTTGGTATGCGTAGTTGCGAAAGCAAGGAAGCACAAATAAAGATGAAGCAAGAGGCAAGAACCTTGAGCTTGCTGAGTGAAGAGTTGATGAATTTCAATGCATCTTGGTAAGCACCCGTAAGTATATGAGCGGTATTCAAATCGTCTAACATCTTTGCTTCAAACTCACCCTTCAGCTTCTTAATGATGTCTTTGGCTTCTGGAGTCTGTTCAGCTTTTCCACCATCTTCAGACATTAGTTCTCGATATGGTGACAGACCTTCATCAAGATCTTGTAAagtctgataaaaaaaaaaacaaattgttaaaGTCAGAACTGAATGACATTTTGTCtcacttttaattttatattctcATATAAACCATTGCAACTGAAGAGAAGCTGATCAAATTGTTGGATAAAACAAATCTGAAGCACTGCACCTGGTAAACATAGTATAAAGCTTCTGATGCATGCTCTAGCTGTGACTCAGAGAAGTTCAGAGGAGACCGGTACTGTGCACTCATCAAAAAGTGCCGCAAAGCCAACGGATGGTAGCTACCTGTCATCTACACAGATTGGaacaaaaaatggaaaactGTCAATAATTCTGTGTTTAGCCACGGGAACAcatcaaaagagaaaatcaaatattatactAGGAACAAATAAGAAACATACTTCTCTAATCgttttaaagtttttctttgattttgccATCTTCTCGTCATTAATAGTGACATGCCCATTGTGCATCCAGTAGTTTACACCACTATCTTCACATGCAGCACATGTCTGGGCAATCTCATTTTCATGATGCGGGAATTTCAGATCTGCACCACCTCCATGAATGTCAAATTTCGGAGACAGATAATGAGCACTCATCGCACTGCACTCGATGTGCCATCCTGGTCTTCCTGGACCCCAAGGGCTCTCCCAACTTGGCTCATCAGGTTTTGCAGCCTGCATAAATTCATGTTCAATTCATCAGAAACAGTAAACCTCAAAGTGCTGATACAAAGATGTAAGTTGAAATTATATTGATTCCCAAACCTTCCATAGTGCAAAATCAGCAGGGTTACGCTTTCTCGAATCAACAGCAACACGCTCACCAGCTCTTGTATGTTCCAACATTTGCCCAGATAATTTCCCATAGTTGGGTGATTTGTCAACCGAAAAGAACACATCGCCTTCCACTACATACCCACAATCTTTCTCAATGATCTGTAACAACAGGCCAGCACATGGATCATACACACTACTTATACATCCAACTTATCACAATCTTTCAACCAACAACATTTAAGGAgaccaaacaagaaaaagaaagaaaaatgtgagTTCTCTAATCAAGCCAACATACCTTTTCAATCATCTTTATTATATGGTCCATATGGTCGCTTACACGAGGCTGGTGGGTGGGAAGAAGGCACTGAAGAGCACCCATATCTACCAAATATTCCTCGCAAAACTGATTACTCAATGCTAACGGTTCCATACCACGCTCATTAGCACGATTGATGATCTGCAGAGATCCCAAAATTCAGATTCTACAACATATGAACCCTAAACATAAGAGAACATTCGTTCACTAAACAAGAAGAACCTTGGTTCAAAGCCATACCTTGTCATCAACATCTGTGAAATTGCGTACAAAATTAACTTCATAACCCAAATGCTTCAAGTATCTGCATATGccataaccaatcaaaattacTGATAATTAAATGCCAAATCCACCAATAACATTCCTTAATCCAAATATTCTTATCATCATCCAAATATTCTTATCTTCGAATCTAAGTTATGAGGTCAAGTTTAAGCATATCCCCAAAATTGACCTCATCGATCTGACAGATTCGACTCACCAAAACCTTAATGCAAAAAATTTCttagagaggaagaagagaggagaccTGTAAAGAACATCAAAGGAAACGGCGGCGCGAGCATGGCCGATATGGCTGAAATCGTAAGCAGTGATACCACAGACGTACAATCCGATTTTGCCGGGAGTGATCGGAATCAACACTTCCTTCTGCTGCGTCATCGTGTTGTAGAGCTTCAATTCCATTTTCTCCGCCTCCATATCTCGCAATCACCACCACAACCACAGCTCCACGGCGAAGtaaacaaatttgataaaacCCTTTTTTCGTATCTTTTTTTCTGTTACTTTAGTTTTCGTTTTTGAACAgtaactctctttttatttaaatcTGTAGGTCGGGCCCAACCCATTTAGTTTATAAAAGCCCATATTCAAATCCGGATTTTGAACCCGGTACCCGACCCGAGCTCCCTACAACACTTGCCGCCTCGTTGATCTCTTTCTAATCTTCGGCCAAGTTTCTGAATCCTTCCCATCTGCAACCACGACTCCATCGCCGATGGATCCTCCTCCGCCGCGAAACCCGAGCCATGATTCTGAACCTGAACCGAACACCGCGTCGATTTCTCAGAGCGACGAATCCGCAACCGTAACGGCAGTCGCGTCGATGAACCCTCCACCTCCCAGAAACCCTAACCAACCTGATTTGAAGACAACGGAAGTAGTAGAACCCAAGCTAATTGAAGAATCCAAGGACCAATCCGTCTCTGTAGACGCGAATAAGCCAGTTCGTGCTCGAACCATGAAGCAGAGTCCTGTCCCCTACACTATTCCGGAGTGGAGTGGCCCTCCCTGCCACCAATTTCAGCTTGAAGTTCTCAAAGAAGGTGCCATTGTCGACAAACTAAACGTGTAAGTAAGCTCTCTTTAATTTATTGCCTTCCAAAGATTTAGGCTTTTGATTTCGCTGGAGTAGCAAAAACTTGGGGTTCTAGTTCTAGTTTAGGTTGAGACTGAATTAGGAAGGAAAAGTTAGGTaattcgtatttttttttttttctatttgcaGCTATGAGAAAGGAGCTTACTTGTTTGGACGTGATGGTATCTGTGATTTTGCTCTTGAGCATCCCTCAATTTCACGGTTTCATGCAGGTGATTATTATCTTACTGCTCATTTCAAGGTGTTACTGTTTTCAATTTTGGATGACGTTTCTTTAATTGTTTTGGTAATGATTTTGCCAGTTATTCAGTACAAGAGAAGTGGAGCTGCGTATATATTCGATCTTGGCAGTACGCATGGAACGACTGTTAATAAGAATAAGGTGTTCTATCTGTGGCTTCTATATATGTTATTCTCTTGATTGAGCTTTGATAAGCTGGCTTATAGTGTTTTTCTATCGGTGTGTTATAATTTTTGCAGGTGGATAAAAAGGTTTTTGTGGATTTGCATGTTGGTGATGTTATTCGCTTTGGCGGGTgagtatatatatctattaagCTCATGATGATTACCTTGGTCGGTTCTGCTTTGATTTTCCTGAgctcttttctttgcttttaatGTAGTTCGACTCGATTATACATTTTCCAAGGACCGTCGGACTTAATGCCACCAGTAAGATACACATTTCACTTTACACAATCTAATTTTTGGTTTGGAGTATTTTTTGGCATCGAGCCTTAGTTATTTGATGTCTTTTTAATTGACTAGTGGTTTGGATTTTTAGGAGAAAGACTTACAATTATTCAGAGAAGCAAAGATGAGAATGGAAATGTCAGAAAGAGAAGCTTCACTGCGACGAGCAAGACAACAAGCATCCATGGCTGATGGTGTTTCATGGGGCATGGGGGAAGATgctattgaagaagaagaggtaatAATGACTATTGTATCTGTTAGTGGTTGTGGACTTAAGTGTCTAACGTTTCCaggatttttgaaaaatcaatctttctgaCCGACCTTGTTTCTTCTATAATTTGGACATTCAGGATGATGTTGAGGAAATTACGTGGCAAACATATACCGGGGAACTCACTCCAAAGCAAGAAAAAACTAAGGAGAAAGTACTGAAACGGTTGGAGAAGGTTAGTTTTTTTCGttctaaatgatttttttccgATGCAAAATCATATACTTTCTGATGCTTCTTAATGACCTGAGTCTCTTGGATTctcattataatttatagacTGTTCCAACTTTCTTTTATTCATGATATAGACTACTCCCACTTTGCATCACTTAAGAGGGATTTTTACTTCTGTGTAGATTGGCCATATGAAGAAGGAAGTAGCAGCTATTCGAGCCAAAGACATTTCCCAGGGTGGATTGACACAAGGACAACAAACGCAGATTGCCAGGAATGATCAGAGAACAGCTGAGGTAACCGTTTTGTTAATATGAAGTGTCCTTACGacaatcttttatttttggttgcaTAATCTGATTTGACTCTCCATTTCTATTAAATGTATGATAGCTTCTGGAAGAACTTGAGAGCTTGGAAGAGACTCTGAATGACAGCATCCGAGAAAGTTTGGGTGCGAAAACAGGGAGAAAACCACACGGAAAGAAGAAAGGAGCGGTGGAAGATGAGGAAGACTTGTCGAGGTAATCTTTCTCGTGTCTCAGCTATGTTTCTCTAAGGGATCTTGTGGTATGCTTACCTGTGTTTCAATTAAAGGCTGCTTCAAGTGTTCAACCTCTATATTTACATCTTCATGTAAAATAGTTTTGTGTCTGTTGTGTTGTGATTCTCATACTATTATGTTCGTTTCAGTGATGAAGATGACTTCTATGACCGGACCAAGAAGAAACCATCAACACAGAAAGGCAGCGAAAACCAAACTGTAGAAACTGTTGATTCACTTCTAGATAAGAGAGacaatgttttaaaagaaatagaagaaaaaaatgagcaACTTTTGGCAGAGAAGAATAAGATAAAGATAGAGAAAGTCACAGAGGTTGCATCTGGAGACTCCCTTGATGCCCTTGATGCATACATGACCGGGCTATCTACAACGCTTGGTAAATTACTTCTTATTTTGTGTCTTTTAATTTAGATTTGCGTTTTAGTTCACATTGAGGAAAAAATTGTGAATGATCTCAAGGAATTTTCCTTTTATTGGTGTCAGTGCAAGATAAAACCGTCCAGATCCAGCAGGAGTTGTCTACTCTTCAGTCAGAATTAAGCAGGATCTTGTACCTTCTAAAAATTGCTGACCCAACGGGAGAAGAGGTTAAGAAAAGGGAGTTGAAATCACAAGAACCAAAAATGATGAACTCTGAAAAACCTCATGTAGAAAAGAAGACAAGTCTACCTTTGAAACCAGCTGATCCTGTTGAGCGTAAGGAGAAAGAAGTGAGCAAAGATTTATTGGACTCAGACAATAAGCCGGAAGTAGGACAGAAAGCAAGTGAAACAtctgaagagaagaagaccACTGTGTATGTTCCATCAAAACCCCAATGGCTCGGTTCCGCTGCAAATAAAGCCACAATTGAAGAGAAAAAACCTGAGACTGTAGCTGCTACTACTGATAGCACAGATGCTGTTGATGGGTTTGTTGACTATAAAGATAGGAAGAAGATTCCTCTAACCACCACCACTGGAATTGAAGGTGCAACAGGATTGATAATAAGAAAACGTAAGCAAGAAGacaagagtgaagaagaagatgataagtCAAAGGAAAAGCAAGCAGAGGTCATGGCACAGGACGCAGTTGCTCTCTTATTGAAGCATTCTGTAGGACATCATGTGaacaaagaagacgaagaactcAATAAACAGGACGAAACTAAGCAAGGAAGTGGCAAtagtagaaagaagaagaagaagacggctAAAAAAGTAGTTGGTCCTGGCAAACCAGAGTATCTAAATGACAGCACAGATTATGATGATCCATGGGTACCTCCTGCAGGTAACGTAAAACAATGTTTAGAAATACATTGTGCATTTAAAACAAATCCATTTTTAGGAAATGAGTATTTGGCTAATGAGTAATGCGTTAACTTGAAATGTGCAGGACAATCTGGTGATGGACGAACATCTCTGAATGACCGATTGGGATATTGATCGAGTCCCCGGAGCAAACTATGGGATTGAGGGGAGGTTGAAGTGGCTTTAACATCTGTTAGTTTTACATCACCCGTCTGGTTATTTCTTGGTCAAACACTATGTAAATTCAATACTAAATCCAGAGCTTCCCTGATTGATTCTTTTAAATGAAACTTTACTTGCGACTGAAAACTcgtcaataataatattttatatcagaCCTTCTCCTATGGAATCTTCTCGAACTTGGAGATACAACGTCTTCCCAAGCTTCCATGGACAAGATGTTTGTAAGATTTTCTGTCATATTTACGCAAACTGTTTAAATCAAAACGGATTACAATGTTTGATGATCAAGAAATTGAGAGAAACCAGATCATATAGCGCCTGCTCTCATAGAAGCAATTAGAAAATCGAGGATATCGATCGTGGTTCTCTCAAAGAACTATGCTTCCTCAAGTTGGTGCTTGAATGAATTGGTGGAGATATTGAAGTGCAAAAACATAGTGATGCCAATCTTCTACCAAGTTGATCCATAGACCATAGCCCCTGTTGGAAACGAGATAAATTCAGCAACATATCTAACGCCTATGAGATTATTGAGTGTGGTGTCCGATTTTataaagatgaagaaggtaGAAGCAGTGACGAGGGAAATGAGTATGAGATAGACCAAGTGTACGACGATGACTGGAGCTATAGAATGGGCCCGGTGAAGCGTCTGAATACCCTGAGAACAATGGAAATATCGATAGACTAATCTGTGAAGGCAACAACATTATAGATTGATGGAGTTGGCTCGTCCTCTTTTTTGATGTCTCTCATATCGTGACAACCATTGGAAGTTTAATTTGGGGAGAAAGCTGAGATAGAAGCCAGAAGGGGAAATATCATACGGGAGAAGTCGACCGAATTTGCAAGCGAGGAAAAGAAGATCTAAGACACttgttgtgtttttctttgACTCAAATGTGTCAGGTGATTTAGCATATCTTAGCtcatgatttgattattgtttcACATACATGATATCAGATAGGATGTAAAAGCTGTGGAATGATACTGTAAAAACTGCACTTTATATGTTTACAGTACCGTTTCTCATGGAATAAGCTTATATTATCTGTCGTTCTGAGGTTATAGCAGCTTTTGATAATGTCTTGTGTGGTTTGTGTGTGTAATATTAGAGGTAGCATTTAGTCTTAATGTCCTATGTACCAGGTTCTTATTTGCTGATGCCTATTTTGCTGTCAAACCAACaaggaaatggatgaagaaactaaatgagagagagagagagagagcaactATTTTTAAAAGCATCTTTTATTCATTCTCCAAGTAACTGAGGGTACAATAACATTTTGAATGTATATGTCTGGTTTTAACAGCATATGGATATAAGAAATATCTCAGCATATGAAAGTACAACGGCACAAATTGGTTTTACCTCCAACACAAGCGCCCTCCCCTCTGTACTTCATAAAACAAAAGTGTTGGCATTCTTGATAATTGCATGGCTTGCTAAGTTCCACCTCCGCAGTACATTTTAGTAGATCGATTCCCTCTACATTTGGCAAAGCCAACAAAGCtaaaaacaacacacaaaaggcataatattttagaaaaccTTCCAAATGCTTTTGAGTAATTTGAAAGTCacaattaatcattttattattttcgtgTACTCTTAAGAAAGATGACCAAATCATAGTAAAGTATGTATACTCTAAAATTCACTtttctttcctctgtttttcttaaCACTCGTTCTCACCCGCCAATAACCCCATCTATATATGTTTCAGTAGTTTCTCTAAAGagactgaaaaaaacaaatctactcTGCTTAATAGATCTGGAAGAATCAATAATAAGAATTAATGTATGCGTTTTATAACATGTTCACTGATATATAAGTCATACGAATTTACACCTGAGAGGACAAACATGGAGATGAGCACATATGAACACGATGGTTTGGCCATGACTTGTGAAAAATGAAAGGATATTTGTTAATCTAAAACTTATTGTTGGATAGATTAGACTCATAAAGAAGGAACGTTTTTATAGATTACCAGTGACAAGAGAAACATagaccaaaacttttttttaggaAGCATATTCAAAACAAATGTTAAGATTTtgaccaatataaaaaaaatataaagagagtcaaaaaaaaaaattaataattcttttaacaaattaatcatCATATATTACTAAAAGAACTAATCATcagatattattaattttatgtgcTCAGAtactaaaatatctttttaaaagattttattcaTCCTCCAAGACTAAGCTATAACATTAAATGTCTAGTCTATACTACATAAGTACATTTAAAAGCCAATGT
The sequence above is a segment of the Camelina sativa cultivar DH55 chromosome 10, Cs, whole genome shotgun sequence genome. Coding sequences within it:
- the LOC104719542 gene encoding probable sodium-coupled neutral amino acid transporter 6, which gives rise to MSRSILRRLNQPLLPESSESDDGERGGSGEFNGASFTGAVFNLATTIIGAGIMALPATMKILGLIPGIAMIVLMAFLTDASIEFLLRFSNVGDQRSYSGVMDDSFGKPGRVMLQVAILVSNIGVLIVYMIIIGDVLAGKEEYGIHHAGMLEGWFGINWWNRRTFVLIITTLTVFAPLTCFKRIHSLRITSAISVALAVVFLIITAGITIIKLFTDGLMMPRLLPNVTDLSSFWRLFTVVPVLVNAYICHYNVHSIQNELEDPTRIKPVVRSALAMCSSVYVMTSLFGYLLFGDGTLDDVLANFDTDLGIPFGLILNDAVRFSYAAHLMLVFPVVFYPLRVNIDGLFFPAAPPLTSSESDLRFGSITAGLIAVIFLGANFIPSIWDAFQFTGATASVCIGFIFPAAVILKDRHNQATRRDKTIAIFMIVLAVFSNAIAIYSDAYALFKKNTYIFPM
- the LOC104719544 gene encoding cysteine--tRNA ligase 2, cytoplasmic-like — its product is MEAEKMELKLYNTMTQQKEVLIPITPGKIGLYVCGITAYDFSHIGHARAAVSFDVLYRYLKHLGYEVNFVRNFTDVDDKIINRANERGMEPLALSNQFCEEYLVDMGALQCLLPTHQPRVSDHMDHIIKMIEKIIEKDCGYVVEGDVFFSVDKSPNYGKLSGQMLEHTRAGERVAVDSRKRNPADFALWKAAKPDEPSWESPWGPGRPGWHIECSAMSAHYLSPKFDIHGGGADLKFPHHENEIAQTCAACEDSGVNYWMHNGHVTINDEKMAKSKKNFKTIREMTGSYHPLALRHFLMSAQYRSPLNFSESQLEHASEALYYVYQTLQDLDEGLSPYRELMSEDGGKAEQTPEAKDIIKKLKGEFEAKMLDDLNTAHILTGAYQDALKFINSSLSKLKKMQKKQRLSMLVSLVEIEKAAREVLDILGLLTTLTYAEVLKEMKLKTLIRAKFGEEDISQLIEERITARKNKDFEKSDQIREELTRKGIALMDIGKETVWRPCFPSQADSSN
- the LOC104719545 gene encoding kanadaptin-like; this encodes MDPPPPRNPSHDSEPEPNTASISQSDESATVTAVASMNPPPPRNPNQPDLKTTEVVEPKLIEESKDQSVSVDANKPVRARTMKQSPVPYTIPEWSGPPCHQFQLEVLKEGAIVDKLNVYEKGAYLFGRDGICDFALEHPSISRFHAVIQYKRSGAAYIFDLGSTHGTTVNKNKVDKKVFVDLHVGDVIRFGGSTRLYIFQGPSDLMPPEKDLQLFREAKMRMEMSEREASLRRARQQASMADGVSWGMGEDAIEEEEDDVEEITWQTYTGELTPKQEKTKEKVLKRLEKIGHMKKEVAAIRAKDISQGGLTQGQQTQIARNDQRTAELLEELESLEETLNDSIRESLGAKTGRKPHGKKKGAVEDEEDLSSDEDDFYDRTKKKPSTQKGSENQTVETVDSLLDKRDNVLKEIEEKNEQLLAEKNKIKIEKVTEVASGDSLDALDAYMTGLSTTLVQDKTVQIQQELSTLQSELSRILYLLKIADPTGEEVKKRELKSQEPKMMNSEKPHVEKKTSLPLKPADPVERKEKEVSKDLLDSDNKPEVGQKASETSEEKKTTVYVPSKPQWLGSAANKATIEEKKPETVAATTDSTDAVDGFVDYKDRKKIPLTTTTGIEGATGLIIRKRKQEDKSEEEDDKSKEKQAEVMAQDAVALLLKHSVGHHVNKEDEELNKQDETKQGSGNSRKKKKKTAKKVVGPGKPEYLNDSTDYDDPWVPPAGQSGDGRTSLNDRLGY